In Phaeobacter gallaeciensis DSM 26640, a genomic segment contains:
- a CDS encoding tellurite resistance TerB family protein, giving the protein MNTQTAHPFTPQDCLVALMVAVSASDENIRTAELVKIQSAVNMLPVFADYDIDRVNRTSQTVFDLFEQEDGLDALFGLIREDLPERLFETAYALACDVAAADGSLAESELRLLEEIRYELNIDRLHAAAIERGARARHMT; this is encoded by the coding sequence ATGAACACCCAAACCGCCCATCCCTTTACCCCGCAGGATTGCCTTGTTGCGCTGATGGTGGCGGTGTCGGCCTCGGATGAGAATATCCGCACCGCTGAACTGGTGAAGATCCAGTCGGCGGTGAATATGCTGCCCGTGTTTGCCGATTACGATATTGACCGGGTCAATCGCACCTCGCAGACGGTGTTTGACCTGTTTGAGCAGGAAGACGGGCTGGACGCGCTGTTCGGGCTGATCCGTGAAGATCTGCCGGAGCGCCTGTTTGAGACCGCTTATGCGCTGGCCTGCGATGTCGCTGCCGCCGATGGCAGCCTGGCGGAATCCGAACTGCGGCTTTTGGAAGAGATCCGCTATGAGCTGAACATCGACCGGCTCCACGCTGCCGCAATCGAACGCGGCGCCCGCGCGCGGCATATGACGTAA
- a CDS encoding lysine--tRNA ligase: MSDLREEALKSKAWPFEEARRVLKRYAKGAPEKGYVLFETGYGPSGLPHIGTFGEVARTTMIKTAFEVISDIPTKLICFSDDLDGMRKVPGNVPNPESLEEHLQKPLTSVPDPFGTHESFGHHNNAMLRRFLDTFGFEYEFYSAKEFYESGQFDEVLKCAVDKYDDVMAIMLKSLREERRQTYSIFLPIHPETGRVLYVPMKKVCAETYTVTFDDEDGREWTLPVTGGNVKLQWKPDFGARWAALGVDFEMYGKDHSTNTPIYDGICRVLGHRAPEHFTYELFLDANGQKISKTSGNGISIDEWLTYASTESLAYFMYQKPKTAKRMHFDVIPKAVDEYHQQLRAYHGQDLKAQLNNPVWHIHGGDVPQSDMVVPFSMLLNLASASSAEDKATMWGFINKYAPDATPESNPTMDQAAGFAVAYFNDFVKPEKTYRLPTDQERAALQDLADALKSSDAALAAIAKKNELAGNTDPLPEADFADEEFLQSVVFAIGKIHGFEPLRAWFSAIYEVLLGASQGPRFGGFIALYGVEDTIKLIDQALAGELV; this comes from the coding sequence ATGTCTGATCTGCGCGAAGAAGCTCTCAAGAGCAAAGCCTGGCCGTTTGAAGAAGCCCGCCGGGTTCTCAAACGTTATGCCAAGGGCGCGCCGGAGAAGGGCTATGTGCTGTTCGAAACCGGCTATGGCCCCTCCGGCCTGCCACATATCGGCACCTTCGGTGAGGTGGCCCGCACCACCATGATCAAAACCGCCTTTGAGGTGATCTCCGACATCCCGACAAAGCTGATCTGCTTTTCGGATGATCTCGATGGTATGCGCAAGGTGCCGGGCAATGTCCCGAACCCAGAGAGCCTTGAGGAGCATTTGCAAAAGCCGCTGACCTCGGTGCCGGACCCGTTCGGCACCCATGAAAGCTTTGGCCATCACAACAACGCCATGCTGCGCCGTTTCCTTGATACCTTTGGTTTTGAGTATGAGTTCTACTCGGCCAAGGAATTCTATGAATCCGGCCAGTTCGATGAGGTGCTGAAATGCGCGGTCGACAAATACGATGACGTCATGGCGATCATGCTGAAGAGCTTGCGCGAAGAACGCCGCCAGACCTATTCAATCTTCCTGCCGATCCATCCTGAGACTGGCCGGGTTCTGTACGTGCCGATGAAAAAAGTCTGCGCTGAGACCTATACCGTCACCTTTGACGATGAGGACGGCCGCGAATGGACCCTGCCGGTGACCGGCGGCAATGTGAAACTGCAGTGGAAGCCGGATTTCGGCGCCCGCTGGGCCGCGCTGGGCGTCGATTTTGAGATGTACGGCAAAGACCACTCCACCAATACGCCGATCTATGACGGCATCTGCCGGGTGCTGGGCCACCGCGCGCCGGAGCATTTCACCTATGAGCTGTTCCTGGACGCCAACGGTCAGAAGATCTCCAAGACCTCCGGTAACGGCATCTCGATCGACGAATGGCTGACCTATGCCTCGACCGAGAGCCTCGCATATTTCATGTACCAGAAGCCCAAAACCGCCAAGCGGATGCATTTCGATGTGATCCCCAAGGCGGTGGACGAATACCACCAGCAGCTGCGCGCCTACCATGGTCAGGACCTGAAGGCGCAGCTGAACAACCCGGTCTGGCACATCCACGGCGGCGACGTTCCGCAGTCGGATATGGTGGTGCCCTTCTCGATGTTGCTGAACCTCGCCTCCGCCTCAAGCGCCGAGGACAAGGCCACCATGTGGGGCTTCATCAACAAATACGCGCCCGACGCGACGCCCGAAAGCAATCCGACAATGGATCAGGCGGCCGGCTTTGCGGTGGCTTACTTCAACGACTTCGTGAAACCGGAGAAAACCTACCGTCTGCCCACCGATCAGGAGCGCGCGGCGCTGCAGGATCTGGCAGACGCGCTGAAATCGTCGGATGCTGCGCTGGCCGCGATCGCCAAGAAGAACGAACTCGCAGGTAACACTGATCCGCTGCCGGAGGCGGATTTCGCGGATGAGGAATTCCTGCAATCCGTCGTCTTTGCCATTGGCAAGATCCACGGGTTTGAGCCGCTGCGGGCCTGGTTCTCGGCGATCTACGAGGTGCTGCTGGGCGCGTCCCAAGGCCCGCGGTTTGGCGGGTTCATCGCCCTTTACGGGGTGGAGGACACGATCAAGCTGATCGATCAGGCACTGGCAGGTGAGCTGGTCTGA
- a CDS encoding DUF4864 domain-containing protein, translating to MRKFMLMSVCVAMMTLPVSASAEGRDTAITGVISDQIAAFLRGDAEAAFAHASPMIQGLFGSSERFATMVQSGYPMVWQPDEVRYLDLRDVAGGLWQRVMITDPEGRVHLLDYQMVETAAGWKINAVQLLTADAPTA from the coding sequence ATGCGCAAGTTTATGTTGATGAGTGTCTGCGTCGCCATGATGACGCTGCCTGTTTCCGCCTCTGCCGAGGGGCGCGATACGGCCATTACCGGGGTGATCAGCGACCAGATTGCCGCCTTCCTGCGCGGCGATGCGGAGGCTGCCTTTGCCCATGCGTCCCCGATGATCCAGGGGCTGTTTGGCAGTTCCGAGCGGTTTGCGACCATGGTGCAGTCCGGCTACCCCATGGTCTGGCAACCGGATGAGGTGCGCTATCTCGACCTGCGCGATGTGGCTGGCGGCCTGTGGCAGCGGGTCATGATCACCGACCCCGAGGGGCGCGTACATCTCCTTGATTATCAGATGGTTGAGACTGCGGCGGGCTGGAAAATCAACGCTGTCCAGCTGCTGACCGCGGACGCCCCGACTGCCTGA
- a CDS encoding glycosyl hydrolase family 28-related protein, protein MNIAITDGVELMPPAFAEGLNNWSSGNGTPGSDTYQGAANAAFVAADPDFGGCLELQKTTSVQKLRNMTRTMLTPGCYLQITAKVKAISGALPTVRIAAWAGQSGGGHLNGVVETGPGTSLSTYGEVVEVTAIIGTGSRNGVDMPWGRAGRFAHVGLDLIGPNGGVVRIEDIEVRDVTGVFLRDMISLVDVTDYGAIGDGSTDNTAAFEAADAAAAGRRVLVPAGEFYLGSTVSMNHEVQFEGTVRMPTNRMLLLTRNFVFPSYAAAFGNEELGFKKAFQALLNNADHESLDLCGRKVTLRGPVDMQAAVPNKTSYATRRVIRNGQLEAAANAAWDTDTVTAQATYSTSDARKLTNVANIANIPVGALVEGSGVGREIYVRAKNVGARELTLTAPLYNAVGTQVFTFRDFKYMLDFSGFSALSKFGMTEVEIQCAGRCSGIRLAPAGTVFSLDHCFISRPLNRGITSIGSGCQGILVDNCQFLSNEEPLNVSARQSIALNINANDAKLRNNRATKFRHFALLGGQNQTVTGNHFFQGDTVADGSRTAGLILTSTNCASTVSDNYIDNCFVEWTNERDARPDFTGGFSFSALSITDNVFLSGDVARWFSYIVLKPYGTGHFLNGMTVSGNKFRSINGSIDRAERVDTSFANLDFSRSKSIFYEGNTYHNVSAAVANPLRIEHVQGSTAKTWTVDTDDELPFRGQARGVDSVIAIGPVEVSGGADRHVMPHAKLRVGSRRDQVQLIWPEAVRGTVQVTVRVDK, encoded by the coding sequence ATGAACATAGCGATCACTGACGGCGTAGAGCTGATGCCCCCGGCCTTTGCTGAGGGGCTGAACAACTGGTCCAGCGGCAATGGCACACCGGGTTCGGACACCTATCAGGGTGCAGCCAATGCGGCCTTTGTCGCGGCAGACCCCGATTTCGGCGGCTGTCTGGAACTGCAGAAAACCACCTCGGTGCAAAAACTGCGCAATATGACCCGCACCATGCTGACGCCGGGCTGCTATCTGCAAATCACCGCAAAGGTGAAGGCGATCAGCGGCGCCCTGCCCACAGTGCGCATCGCCGCATGGGCCGGACAGTCCGGTGGTGGCCATCTGAACGGAGTGGTGGAGACGGGGCCAGGCACCAGCCTCTCTACCTACGGCGAGGTGGTTGAGGTCACAGCCATCATTGGCACCGGCAGCCGCAACGGTGTCGATATGCCCTGGGGTCGGGCCGGGCGCTTTGCCCATGTGGGACTGGATCTGATCGGGCCAAACGGTGGCGTGGTGCGGATCGAGGATATCGAAGTACGCGATGTCACCGGCGTGTTCCTGCGCGATATGATCAGCCTTGTGGATGTGACGGATTATGGTGCCATCGGCGATGGCAGCACCGACAATACTGCCGCCTTTGAGGCCGCAGATGCCGCCGCCGCAGGCCGCCGTGTGTTGGTCCCGGCGGGGGAATTCTACCTGGGCAGTACGGTGTCGATGAACCACGAGGTGCAGTTCGAAGGCACCGTTCGCATGCCCACAAACCGGATGCTCTTGCTGACCCGAAATTTCGTCTTTCCGAGCTACGCCGCCGCCTTTGGCAATGAAGAACTGGGCTTCAAGAAGGCGTTTCAGGCGCTTCTGAACAACGCCGACCATGAATCGCTGGATCTCTGCGGGCGCAAGGTCACCCTGCGCGGTCCGGTCGACATGCAGGCGGCGGTGCCCAACAAAACCAGCTATGCCACCCGCCGGGTGATCCGAAACGGCCAGCTGGAGGCGGCTGCAAATGCCGCCTGGGACACCGATACGGTGACCGCACAGGCGACTTACAGCACCAGCGACGCGCGCAAGCTGACCAATGTCGCCAATATCGCCAATATCCCCGTCGGCGCCTTGGTCGAAGGCAGCGGCGTCGGGCGCGAGATTTATGTGCGGGCCAAAAATGTTGGCGCGCGTGAACTGACCCTGACCGCGCCGCTTTATAATGCGGTCGGCACGCAGGTCTTCACCTTTCGTGATTTCAAATACATGCTGGATTTCAGCGGCTTCAGCGCGCTCAGCAAATTTGGCATGACCGAGGTGGAAATCCAATGCGCAGGCCGCTGTAGCGGCATTCGTCTCGCCCCCGCAGGCACGGTGTTCAGCCTTGATCACTGTTTCATCTCGCGTCCGCTCAATCGCGGTATCACCTCCATCGGGTCGGGCTGCCAGGGCATTCTGGTGGACAATTGCCAGTTCCTCTCCAATGAGGAGCCTCTGAATGTCTCCGCCCGCCAGAGCATCGCGCTCAATATCAATGCCAATGACGCCAAGCTGCGCAACAACCGCGCGACGAAGTTCCGCCACTTCGCATTGCTCGGCGGGCAGAACCAGACGGTGACCGGCAACCATTTCTTTCAGGGCGACACGGTCGCCGACGGCAGCCGCACGGCAGGGCTGATCCTGACCAGCACCAATTGCGCCTCCACCGTGTCGGACAATTACATCGACAATTGCTTTGTTGAATGGACCAATGAGCGCGACGCGCGACCCGACTTTACCGGGGGGTTTTCCTTCAGCGCGCTGTCGATCACTGACAATGTGTTCCTCTCCGGCGATGTTGCCCGCTGGTTCAGCTATATCGTGCTGAAACCCTATGGGACCGGGCATTTCCTCAATGGGATGACCGTATCGGGGAACAAATTCCGCTCCATCAATGGATCCATTGACCGGGCTGAACGGGTCGACACCAGCTTTGCAAATCTGGATTTCAGCCGCTCCAAGAGCATCTTTTACGAGGGCAATACCTATCATAACGTCTCAGCGGCCGTCGCCAATCCGCTGCGTATTGAACATGTGCAGGGCAGTACGGCCAAGACCTGGACCGTCGACACCGATGATGAGCTGCCGTTTCGCGGGCAGGCGCGGGGGGTCGACAGTGTCATCGCCATTGGCCCGGTCGAGGTTAGCGGCGGCGCTGATCGCCACGTCATGCCCCACGCCAAGCTGCGGGTTGGCAGCCGTCGGGATCAGGTACAGCTGATCTGGCCGGAGGCGGTGCGCGGGACTGTGCAGGTGACGGTGCGGGTGGACAAATAA
- a CDS encoding antibiotic biosynthesis monooxygenase family protein, which produces MPTIATNTETQTVITTFEMTPGTCQDLLDALTEAYAEFISHQPGFISAGLHVNDAQTRIANYSQWHRREDFMAMLRSAEMRNRNRKINELCRSFEPVMYEVAATF; this is translated from the coding sequence ATGCCGACGATCGCGACCAACACCGAAACCCAAACCGTCATCACCACATTCGAGATGACACCGGGCACATGCCAAGATCTACTGGACGCCCTGACCGAAGCCTATGCCGAGTTCATCTCACATCAGCCGGGGTTCATTTCTGCCGGGTTGCATGTGAATGACGCACAGACCCGAATTGCCAATTATTCCCAGTGGCACCGCCGCGAGGATTTTATGGCCATGTTGCGCAGCGCCGAGATGCGCAACCGCAATCGCAAGATCAATGAGCTTTGCCGCAGCTTTGAGCCGGTGATGTATGAGGTCGCCGCAACCTTTTGA
- a CDS encoding universal stress protein codes for MYSNILVPISFDPDRDVNGPLKLAGLLATPEAKITLLHVVEQVPAYAISYMPVDYLDAARKALQAELDGLAKTLPNATGVLIDGHSGRAILDWAEDHSPDLIIIASHRPGMQDLLLGSTATQVVRHAACAVHVVR; via the coding sequence ATGTATAGTAATATTCTTGTTCCGATATCATTCGATCCCGACCGTGATGTGAACGGCCCGCTGAAGCTTGCAGGGCTGCTGGCCACGCCGGAGGCGAAGATCACGCTTCTGCATGTGGTCGAACAGGTGCCGGCCTATGCGATTTCTTATATGCCGGTTGATTATCTCGATGCGGCGCGCAAGGCACTGCAGGCAGAGCTGGACGGTTTGGCCAAGACGCTGCCCAATGCTACAGGCGTGCTGATTGATGGCCATTCGGGGCGCGCCATTTTGGACTGGGCCGAGGATCATTCCCCTGATCTCATCATTATCGCGTCACATCGCCCCGGAATGCAGGATCTGCTGCTGGGCTCAACCGCCACCCAGGTGGTGCGCCACGCGGCCTGCGCGGTACATGTCGTACGCTGA
- a CDS encoding TFIIB-type zinc ribbon-containing protein, with protein MQCPIDGTQLVMTDRAGVEIDYCPQCRGVWLDRGELDKIIERSAPQQSAPQRDSYRPEKRDSDRHYSEKRYKKKRGGFLEDLFDF; from the coding sequence ATGCAATGTCCGATTGATGGCACACAGCTGGTCATGACCGACCGGGCCGGAGTGGAAATCGATTACTGCCCGCAATGTCGGGGTGTCTGGCTGGATCGCGGTGAATTGGACAAGATCATTGAGCGATCCGCACCGCAGCAATCCGCGCCGCAACGTGACAGTTATCGCCCCGAAAAACGCGATTCAGACCGGCATTATTCAGAAAAACGCTACAAGAAAAAACGCGGCGGGTTTCTTGAGGATCTTTTTGATTTTTGA
- a CDS encoding PLD nuclease N-terminal domain-containing protein produces MGYSLLGLVILIADLYAIYQVLTSGASTAAKVIWTLVILVLPVIGLIAWLIAGPRGNKAHI; encoded by the coding sequence ATGGGTTATAGTCTTCTTGGTCTAGTTATTTTAATCGCCGATCTTTATGCGATTTACCAAGTCCTCACATCCGGCGCCTCGACCGCGGCCAAGGTGATCTGGACCCTCGTCATTCTGGTCCTGCCTGTCATTGGCCTGATCGCATGGCTGATCGCTGGCCCGCGCGGCAACAAAGCGCATATCTAA
- the uvrB gene encoding excinuclease ABC subunit UvrB produces the protein MPYAHSDKSMPMMADRAPQHRPKLEGGREFVMHTEFDPAGDQPTAIKELSAGVLDGERNQVLLGATGTGKTFTMAKVIEETQRPAIILAPNKTLAAQLYGEFKGFFPENSVEYFVSFYDYYQPEAYVARSDTYIEKESQINEQIDRMRHSATRSLLERDDVIIIASVSCIYGIGSVETYSAMTQDLKVGEDYDQRQVMADLVAQQYKRNDQAFQRGSFRVRGDSLEIFPAHLEDRAWRLSFFGEELEGITEFDPLTGEKTGSFDQIRVYANSHYVTPKPTLKQAVISIKEELKMRLDQLVGEGKLLEAQRLEQRTNFDIEMLEATGHCNGIENYSRYLTGRAPGEPPPTLFEFIPDNAIVFADESHVSVPQIGGMYKGDHRRKFTLAEHGFRLPSCMDNRPLKFEEWDAMRPQSVFVSATPAAWEIEQSGGVFAEQVIRPTGLLDPEVEIRPVDMQVDDLLDEVRRVTENGFRTLVTTLTKRMAEDLTEYMHEQGIKVRYMHSDIDTLERIEILRDLRLGAFDVLIGINLLREGLDIPECGLVAILDADKEGFLRSETSLIQTIGRAARNADGRVIMYADRITGSMERALGETNRRREKQIAYNEEHGITPATVKKNVEDVLAGLYEGDVDMNRVTATIDQPMHGANLEAHLAGLREQMRKAAENLEFEEAARLRDEVKRLEAVDLAVSDDPLARQSAIEAASDAAVKSRGRSTAGKAGTRAYRGKSQKKFSS, from the coding sequence ATGCCATACGCCCATTCCGACAAATCCATGCCGATGATGGCTGACCGCGCGCCGCAGCACCGCCCCAAGCTGGAAGGTGGGCGGGAATTTGTGATGCATACGGAATTCGACCCGGCCGGCGACCAGCCCACCGCAATCAAGGAGCTATCAGCAGGCGTGCTGGACGGCGAACGCAATCAGGTCCTGCTGGGGGCGACGGGAACGGGCAAGACCTTCACCATGGCCAAGGTGATCGAGGAGACCCAGCGCCCGGCAATCATCCTCGCCCCCAACAAGACGCTGGCGGCGCAATTATACGGCGAATTCAAAGGCTTCTTCCCGGAAAACTCCGTCGAATACTTCGTCTCCTTCTACGACTATTACCAGCCAGAGGCCTATGTCGCGCGCTCCGACACCTATATCGAGAAGGAAAGCCAGATCAACGAACAGATCGACCGGATGCGCCACTCTGCCACCCGGTCGCTGTTGGAACGGGATGATGTGATCATCATCGCGTCTGTGAGCTGCATCTACGGTATCGGCTCGGTCGAGACCTATTCGGCGATGACGCAGGACCTGAAAGTGGGTGAAGACTATGACCAGCGGCAGGTCATGGCCGATCTGGTCGCGCAGCAGTACAAACGCAACGATCAGGCGTTTCAGCGCGGCAGCTTCCGGGTGCGCGGCGATTCGCTGGAGATTTTCCCCGCCCACCTTGAGGATCGCGCCTGGCGGCTGTCCTTCTTTGGTGAGGAGCTGGAGGGGATTACCGAATTCGACCCGCTCACCGGCGAGAAAACCGGCAGTTTCGATCAGATCCGCGTCTACGCGAATTCCCACTATGTGACCCCGAAGCCGACGCTGAAACAGGCGGTCATTTCGATCAAGGAAGAGCTGAAGATGCGGCTGGATCAGCTGGTTGGCGAGGGCAAGCTGCTGGAAGCACAGCGGCTGGAACAGCGCACCAATTTCGATATCGAGATGCTGGAGGCCACCGGTCATTGTAACGGGATCGAGAACTACTCGCGCTATCTGACCGGTCGCGCTCCGGGGGAGCCGCCCCCTACCCTGTTTGAATTCATCCCGGACAATGCAATTGTTTTTGCAGATGAATCCCATGTTTCCGTGCCGCAGATCGGCGGCATGTACAAAGGTGACCACCGGCGCAAGTTCACGCTGGCCGAACATGGTTTCCGCCTGCCCTCCTGCATGGACAACCGCCCCCTCAAGTTTGAGGAATGGGACGCCATGCGCCCGCAATCGGTCTTTGTCTCTGCCACACCGGCGGCCTGGGAGATTGAGCAATCGGGCGGCGTTTTTGCCGAACAGGTGATCCGCCCGACCGGCCTGTTGGACCCGGAGGTGGAAATCCGCCCGGTGGATATGCAGGTCGATGACCTGTTGGATGAAGTGCGCCGTGTCACCGAAAACGGGTTCCGCACGCTGGTGACAACCCTCACCAAACGCATGGCCGAGGATCTGACCGAATATATGCACGAACAGGGGATCAAGGTCCGCTATATGCACAGCGATATCGACACGCTGGAACGGATCGAAATCCTGCGGGATCTGCGACTTGGCGCCTTTGACGTGCTGATCGGCATCAACCTGTTGCGCGAGGGTCTGGATATCCCCGAATGTGGTCTGGTCGCCATTCTGGATGCCGACAAGGAGGGGTTCCTGCGCTCGGAAACCTCGCTGATCCAGACCATCGGACGTGCCGCTCGAAATGCCGATGGCCGGGTTATCATGTATGCAGACCGCATCACTGGTTCGATGGAACGCGCACTGGGCGAGACCAACCGCCGTCGCGAGAAACAGATCGCCTATAACGAGGAACACGGCATCACCCCTGCGACCGTCAAAAAGAACGTCGAGGATGTTCTGGCCGGTCTCTATGAGGGCGATGTGGATATGAACCGCGTCACCGCAACCATCGACCAACCGATGCATGGTGCCAATCTGGAGGCCCATTTGGCGGGGCTGCGCGAGCAGATGCGCAAGGCCGCCGAGAACCTGGAGTTCGAAGAAGCCGCGCGTCTACGCGACGAGGTCAAGCGGCTGGAAGCGGTGGATCTCGCAGTTTCCGACGACCCGCTAGCGCGTCAGTCCGCGATTGAGGCCGCATCAGATGCCGCCGTCAAATCACGGGGGCGTTCCACCGCAGGCAAAGCCGGAACACGGGCCTATCGGGGCAAGTCGCAGAAGAAGTTCTCGTCGTAG
- a CDS encoding ETC complex I subunit yields MRARIYRPAKNAMTSGMAKTRKWVLDFAPSTAREVDPLMGWTSSQDTQSQVRLRFDTKEAALEYAEANGIDAVVTEPKSRKANIRAGGYGENFATNRRAPWTH; encoded by the coding sequence ATGCGAGCGCGGATTTATCGGCCAGCCAAGAACGCCATGACCTCCGGTATGGCCAAGACCCGCAAATGGGTTCTGGATTTCGCGCCCAGCACGGCGCGGGAAGTGGACCCTCTGATGGGCTGGACCTCCTCGCAGGATACCCAGAGCCAGGTGCGCCTGCGCTTTGACACCAAAGAGGCGGCGCTGGAATACGCTGAGGCCAATGGCATTGATGCTGTGGTGACAGAACCGAAGAGCCGCAAGGCCAACATCCGCGCTGGTGGCTACGGCGAAAACTTCGCCACCAACCGCCGCGCCCCCTGGACGCATTAA